The following are encoded together in the Phaseolus vulgaris cultivar G19833 chromosome 9, P. vulgaris v2.0, whole genome shotgun sequence genome:
- the LOC137822128 gene encoding uncharacterized protein translates to MVEKSRKEYLSQVQETIKTEILMGQTVNALDSEVVELRSQVINLEAETSSLRQLNSRLAEDLKSTKEGAANGEKKLEEAVSELSGVKIELSKAKGQLKEAASSIASLTTEKNAAETSKKELEAENAELMSVGADALADGFELALEQIRRVLPDLDLTQFSIYHEVVDGKLVPPP, encoded by the coding sequence ATGGTGGAAAAGTCCAGGAAAGAGTACCTATctcaggtccaagagaccatcaagactgagatcttgatggggcaaactGTCAACGCTCTGGACAGCGAAGTGGTGGAGCTGCGGAGCCAGGTAATCAACTTAGAGGCTGAGacttcctccctacgccaactgaactcacgACTAGCAGAGGATCTCAAGTCCACCAAGGAGGGGGCCGCTAACGGGGAGAAGAAACTTGAGGAGGCGGTGAGTGAGCTTTCTGGAGTGAAGATTGAGTTGTCTAAGGCAAAGGGCCAATTGAAAGAGGCTgcctcttccattgcttcccttACCACCGAGAAGAACGCTGCGGAGACTTCAAAGAAAGAGCTCGAAGCTGAGAATGCCGAGCTTATGagcgtgggtgctgatgcccttgcTGATGGGTTTGAGCTGGCACTTGAGCAGATTCGACGCGTTCTCCCGGATTTGGACCTTACACAATTCAGCATTTAccatgaagtggtagatggcAAGCTCGTTCCTCCTCCTTGA